Within Actinoplanes sp. L3-i22, the genomic segment AGTCGGGCCCGGCTCCTCGGTGCGTGGGCCATGACCGTGGGCCTGCTCGCCATCGTGCCGACCGTCTGGCTCGGACTCCTGGCGGCGGAACTTTCCGTCACCACGCAGGTCCGCGCCTTGTTGGTAGTGACCGCGGTGCTGTGCCTGGTCGCTCGCCGGGTCCGCGGCTATGAATTGCAGGCATCCTCGGTCGCACTACTGCTGGCGGCCGCCACTCCCCTGTGGAGCCTGCCCGGCGACGATCCGGCGCAGCTCTACGTGGGCGCGGCCCTGATCCTGGTCGCCACGCTGAGGTCCGCGCCGGCCACTCCGTTCGCCGCGTCCGCGCTGGCCGTAGGCCTACTGGCCTGGACCGCCGACGACCTCGCAGCCCTCTTGACGTTCCAGGAACCCGTCACGCCAGCGGTTTCATGGGCGACAGTCGCCGCGACACTGATGGCCGCGGTCGCGACCTGGCTCTTCGCCACCAGGTGGATCGCGGCACCGTTCGTAGCCCTCGCTGTCCCGCTCACTCTGGCCGCCGCCCACGCACCCTGGCCGTCAGTACCCCTGTCCGAAGTCGTAGTCGGCCTCGCCGGCCTGACCACCCTCCTCTTGACCACGCGGCACCCCACCCCAGCGACCGCGTCCCGCCCTGTCACGCCTATCCCGGCCACACCTCTCTCACCCACGGGCCGCCCCGCGCCTGCGGCCGCGCCCTTCCCTGCCGCGCCCTTCCCTGCCGCGCCCTTCCCTGCCGCGCCCTTCCCTGCCGCGCCCCTCGATGCCGGACCCCTCACTGCCTCGCCCCTCACTGCCGGACCACTCACTGCCGCGCCCCTCACTGCCGCGCCCCTCACTGCCGCGCCCCTCACTGCCGCGCCCCTCACTGCCGCGCCCCTCCCCACCACGCCTGTCCCGGCTACACCTCTCTCGACCGCGGGCCGGCCCGCGCCTACGGCTGCACACACCTTCGACCCGGAACAACTGGCGGCTGCGGCCCTCCGCGCCCCTGACCAATCCGCGCATCCAGCCACACCGGCATCGGCATCGGCATCCGACCACACCCTGGACCCGGAGCGTCCCTCGGCCGCGGCCGCACCTCGCCCGGCCGTGGGGTCGCCTGTGCCGCCGCCGGTTTTCGCAGCGGCAGCCGGGCGGCCTGTGTCGGTGGGCCGGCCCGCCCTGGATCGACAGACATCCGGCGCGGGTGTCGTGGTTTCCGGATGGTCGGTGCTCGTGGCCGCGTTCGGCGGGCTTGCCGCGGCCGGCGTAGCCGGAACCAGTCCGCGAGCCGGGGCGCTGCTGGCGGCGTTTGCCCTGGTAGCCGTGGCCGGCGCGGTGGTCGGTGCCGCCGGGCTGGACCTGTCCGCCAGGATCGCCGGCTGGGTGGCCGGTTCCGGGGCAGTGGTCGTGGTGGCGTACCTCGGGGCAAGCAACCTCGCCCAACTCGAACCCGGCGGCGTCGCGCGGACCGTGCTCTGCGCCGCCGGGCTTGCCCAAGCCCTCGAATGGGTCCTGGCCACCCGTCGCCCGCGCGAAGCGCCGGCGGTGGCCGCGATCGCGCAGTCGGGTGCGCTGATCGCCCTCCTGACCGCCGGATCGCTCCGGCAGGCGGCCCTGATCGCCACACTGTGGGCGGCCGTTGTCGCGGTGCGCGCGCTGCGGCCGGACGAGACGTTGAAGGTCCGGTTCGGGTACGCGCTCGCCGCCGCCGGCTGTGCACTGCTCGGCTGGTGGTTGTTTCTTTCCGCCAGGCAGGCCGGCACCGTCGAGCTGTACACGGCGCCCGCCGCCGCGCTCGCCCTGCTGGCCGGTTGGTGGGCGCGCCGGAGCCGTGCTGAGCTGCCGTCCTGGACCGCCTACGGGCCGGCGTTGGCAGCCGGTTTCCTTCCGACCCTGGCGGTAATTTCCAACAGCAGTGCCGACGAGCCGCAGTACGCGCGGCGGTTGCTCCTCGGCGTTGCCGGACTGGCGGTGCTGATTTTCGGCGCGCTGGCGCGGCTGCAGGCGCCGGTGGTCTCCGGTGGGATCGTGGTGGTGCTGGTCGCCCTGTACGAGTTGGCGCAGGTGTGGGACCTGGTGCCGCGATGGGTGCCGCTCGCGGTCGGCGGTCTGCTCCTGGTCGGCATCGCCACCACCTTGGAGCAGCGGCGGCGCGACCTGCTGAGGCTGCGCGATGCGGTCGGGCGGATGGGCTGACCCCGGCATCGCTTGCCGGTACCGGTACGGCACCATCATCGGCACGGGTGCCGGTATCGGCCCAGCAACACCCATCGGCAGAGACGCCGGATCCGGTGGTCCACCGCCACCGCCATCGGCAACGGTTTGTGGGTGTCGGCCCGGCACCATCAATGGCCACGGTCTACCGGCGCCGGTCCAATCGGCACGTCCTTGCCACCGGCCCAGCCACCACCTGCGCTACCCGCGGAGACCGCATGTCGCCGCGGCTGCGGGAGGCGGCCGGCAGCGAAGGGCGTGCAGTATCTCTCGCCGGTGCTGCCCGGGTGGCCTCGCCAACGACGGCGTGATCTGGTGGGATGGCGCGACGCGGTGGCCCAAAAAGTTGAACCGCGACAAAAATCGGCCGATTGAACTGCGCGAACCAGAGCGCGTTGGATGGATGGTATGAGCGACACGGGTAATGGCATGCTGGCGCGGATCCGGGACGGTCTGGTCGGGGCGGGACAGGTCCTCGACGGGCCGTTCGGTCAGCGGCGGATCACCTACGCCGACTACACGGCCTCCGGGCAGGCGCTCGACTTCGTCGAAGATTTCCTTCGTGAGCAGGTGCTCACCCGGTACGCCAATACGCACACCGAGGCGTCCGCGACCGGCGCGCAGACCGGTGCGCTGCGCGAGGAGGCCCGGGAGATCATCCACCGCAGCGTGGGGGCCGGGCCGGAGCACGTGGTGATCTTCTGTGGCTCCGGCGCCACTGCCGCGGTGGCCAAGCTCGCCGGAATCCTCGGCCTCCGCGTTCCGGAGAACCTTGACGACCGGTACGGCTTGAGCGCGCGGATCCCCCGCGACGAGCGACCGGTGGTCTTCGTCGGGCCGTACGAGCACCACTCCAACGAACTGCCGTGGCGCGAGTCGGTCGCGGACGTCGTGGAGATCGAGTCCGACCACACCGGGCACGTGGACCTCGGCGCGCTGCGGGCGGCGCTGATCGCGTACGCCGACCGCCCGGTCCGGATCGGCAGTTTCTCCGCCGCCTCGAACGTCACCGGCATCCTCACCGACACCGCCGCGGTCTCGCAGGTGCTGCGCGAGCACGGCGCGCTGTCGGTCTGGGACTACGCGGCCGCCGGGCCGTACGTGCCGATCTCGATGGCCGACAAGGACGCCGTCTTCCTGTCGCCGCACAAGTTCGCCGGTGGGCCGCAGACCCCGGGCGTCCTCGTCCTCGACCGGCGGCTGATGACCAACCGGGTGCCGGTCACCCCGGGCGGTGGGACGGTCGCGTACGTCGATCCGACCGGTCACCGCTACCTCGAGGACCCGGTCATCCGGGAGGAGGGCGGCACCCCGGCGATCGTCGAGTCGATCCGGGCCGGGCTGGTCTTCGCGGTGAAGGAGTCCGTCGGTACCGACCTGATCGGCGCCCGGGAGCACGTGCTGTGGCAGCGCGCCAAGGAGCGCTGGACCGCCGAGCCGAGCATCGAGATCCTCGGTGACGTCGAAGCCGACCGCCTGTCGATTGTTTCCTTCCAGGTCCGGGCCGGCGAAAAGTACCTTCACCACAACTTTGTGGCGGCGCTGCTCAACGACCTGTTCGGGATCCAGGCGCGCAGCGGGTGCTCGTGTGCCGGGCCGTACGGGCACCGGCTGCTCGGCATCGACGAGGCCCACTCGCGGGAGTTCCGGGACGAGATCCTGGACGGCTGGGAGGGGATCAAGCCGGGCTGGTCGCGGCTCAACTTCAACTACTTCATCTCGGACACGGTCGCGGACTATCTGGTCGAGGCGGTGCTGCTGGTCGCCCGCTACGGCGCACGGATGCTGCCGGACTACCGGTTCGATCCGCGGACCGGGCGGTGGACGCACGTGCGACACGCTCCCCCGCTGGTGCGGCTCGCCGACCTGCGGCTGGGGGCCGATGGCACGGTGACGTCACCGCCCGCGCCGACGGTCACCGTCGGTGAGGACGTGCTGGCCGGCTACCTCGACTCGGCGCGCGCGGAGCTGACCGCCCGGGTGGACCCGGCTGACGGCGAACGCCTGAGTCTGCCCCTGGGTTTCGAGAAGCTCCGCTGGTTCCTGCTACCGGACGCCTGCCTACCGACCTGACCGCCGCACGGCCGGGCGTTGCCACGGAGGCGAGGCGGCAGGCCTGGAGCCCGAGGCAGAAGTCCGACCGGACCGCCACCGCCGTCGGTGGTTACTTTCCGACGGTGAGCGAAGGCCGGTCCAGGCCGCCGCTGCCGCCGGTGGTTAGTTTCCGGCGGCGAGCGGTAGGTGGATCCGGAACGCCGCGGCGACTGGTGGGTTAGTTCCCGGCGGTGAGCGGGAGAAGGAAGGCGTCGCCGGATTCCCAGGCGCAGCTGCCGGTGGGGGCACCGTCGGGCTGGTAGTACACGCGGATGTGGTAGCCGCCGTCCTTCGCCTCGTTCAGGACGAACCACCACGGGCAGTCGCCGGTCGGTTTGGTGGCCGAGAACAGGCCGGTCGGGCGCTGGTCGGCCTGCCAGCCCGAGCGGCGGGCCAGGTCGGTGTAGAAGGTGCGGACGTTGATGCCCGGCGGGCTGGAGAGCCGGGTGCCGACCACGCCGGCGGCAATTGCCTCGATGCCGGAGCTACCGGGCGAGGACGTGTCGCCGCAGCTCAGAGACTCCTCGGCGGCCTTGTCCAGGTCCGTCGAGGCCGGGTGCTGGGTGAGCATCGGGTCGGCGGTGATCGCCCGGATGGTGTCCGGCTTGGCGGTGCATCCGCCGATGCTGGCCGGGCCCGGCTTCGCGGCGAGCAGCGGGTAGATCACGGCTGCCAGCAGAAGTCCGGCCACCAGGGCCGGCCCGCCCCACCGCGCGATTCGGGATGGCGTGCTCATTGACGGCGATCATAAGGCTCCGCTGCTTTTCGGGGTATCCCCGCGCACCGCCGGAAGCGGTCGTCGAAGGCCCGGACGGCGCCGCACCGACGACCACGACCGACCCGCGGGTCCGTGCAATCAGGAACGATTGACGACGCCGTCCCCGCACACCGTCAGAGACGGCTGACCGGGTCACGAAGAAAAATGTTTTCGCGCGCGGTCACGGGCGGTTCTGGTGGACGAAGTCTCGGCCTCGGGTGAACGTCTCGACCGGGTCTCCGCAGTAGAGCCACGGCCACTCGGTGACCTGCTCGCCGAGCAGGTCGTGCGCCCGGCCGGCGATCTCGAACGCCTCGGTGAACTCGCAGGTCAGCGCGAACGTGGCGATCCGTGGCGCCCAACCAACCGCCCTGCGGTAGGACGGGTCCAGGAAGGACTTCTGAGCGGCGGCGACGAGCTCGTCGCGGATCTCCGGCGCCGAGATGTACGCCGCGTCCTCTCCGCTGGGCAGGGACATCCACTTCTCCAGGTGCGCTACCGCGATCAGCTCCGGGAGCAGGCTGCCGGGCGGCGCGGCGGCGGTGGCCTCGCGAGCGAAGGCGAACATCTTCTCGTCGCTGCCGGACCACTTGGCGCACAGGTGCTGCAGGCGCTGCTCATGGGCGATCACGTGCAGCGGGTACCGCTTGATCACCTCTTGGAAGCGCCGTTCCCCCTCGACCGGGCCGACCTGACGGCCGCGGGCCGACGTGACCAGCCACGCCCACGCGGTGACCTGTTCCGGATCGCGTTCGGTGACCTCGTCGAGGAGGTTCTCGGCGAGCCGCAGCCGGCGGGCGAACTCCTGGAACTGCTCCCGGCTGGTGTTGCGCGCCGACTTGGCGCCGCGGGCCTCCCACGCCCACTGCACCGCGTGGCAGCCGCGGACCAGGACCGGCAGGGTCGAGTCCGGCTCGGCGGCCACCCACTCCTCGATCCAGTCCTGTACGCCGTCCACGCCGGTCGCGGCCTCCATCAGGAAGGCGTGCGTGTCCGGGTCAGTGGCTTCGGCGAAGACGTCCCGGGCGGTCCGCCAGTCGCGCGCCGCGAGGGCGTCGATCAACCGGCGGGGCTGCTCGTCGCCGTATGCCGGGTCGATCGTGAAAGCCGGCTGACGGTTCTTTTTACCGAACGGCCACATCTGGAACGTCCTCCCCCTCGTTGGCGGAAGATTTTAACTACACCTCTATGTACCTTGCCGGGTATGTAACTGGGTGGGTACATTGGCGCGGTGGATGCGGTGCTTCAAGCGTTGACGGACCGGAGCCGGCGGACCGTCCTGGACGCGCTGGCGGACCGGCCCGCCACGGTGAACGAGCTGGCGGAGCTGCTGCCGATCGCCCGGCCCGGGGTGTCGCGACACCTGCGGGTGCTGCGCGAGGCCGGCCTGGTCGACGTGCGGCAGGACGCGCAGCGCCGGGTCTATTCGCTGCGGCCCGAGGCGCTCATCGACCTGGACCTCTGGCTGGGCCGGTACCGGGACCTGTGGCAACGCCGGCTCACCGACCTGCACGCCGAGATCGCCCGCCCGCGGACCACCAACAGCGGCCCCGGCACCGGCCCAGGCCGCGACACCGGCCCCGACACCGACACCGACACCGACACCGACACCGACACCGACACCGAAGGGTGACACATGACCAGCGCGAACCCTGGGAAACACCTGCTCGGCAGCCTGTATCGGCTGCCCGACGGGCGCGGCGGCGTCCGGGTCGAGGACGTGTACGACACCGGTATTGACGATCTCTGGTCAGCCGTCACCGACCCGGCCCGGCTCGTGAACTGGATCGCCGAGGTGACCGGCGACCTCACCGTCGGCGGCGCCGTGAAGACAATCTTTACCAGCGGCTGGTCCGGCCCGGGACGTATCGACGTGTGCGAGGTGCCGCACCGCCTGTTGGTCACTTTGGCGCCCGGCACCGACGAAGAGACCGTCATCGAGGCGGAGCTTTTCGCCGAAGGCGAGCGGACGCGATTGGTCGTTGAGGAACGCGGGCTGCCTGCGGAGGAAACTTTCTACCACGGCGCCGGGTGGCAGGCGCATCTTGAGGATCTCGCCGCCCACCTGGCCGGGCAGCCGGCCGGGCCCTGGAAGGAACGGTGGCAAGAGCTGACGCCGGCCTACCGCGAGCTGGCATAGGCGCGCGAGCAGCCGCAGAGCCGCGCGACCGGCCGCGAAGCCGCGCGAGCAGACGCAGATCCGCGCGAGCAGACGAGCAAGACGCCGATGGGCGCACCAGCCGCGGGCGGACGCCGACGTGAGCAACGTCCACCCGCGGCTGCCCGGCGGCGAGTCGCGAGCGGCGGGCGGGCCGCCGGCGAGCCGACTGCCGGGGCCGGGCAGCCAAGGGCGACCAAGTAGCCGAACAGCCGGGCGGCGACCGCGGGACCGGCTGGAGGCCGGACGACCGGGCTGCCGGCGAGCGGGCTGCCGGGCGGCGGCGAGCAGCGGGCGGCAGGGTCAGGGCTGCAGGTTCTCCAGGTCTTCCAGGAGGCTCGGGTGCACCGGCTTCCAGCCCAGCGCCTCCCGCGTGTGCACGCTCACCGACGGCTGATCCGTGGCGAAGATCTGCCCGAGCGGCCCGAACGTCTCCTCCGCCACGGAAGCGACCGGCAGGCCCAGCCGGCGGCCGATCACCTCGGCGATGTCGCGGACCGCGTCACCTTCGTCGGCCACCGCGTGCCAGGCCGTCCCGGCCGGGGCCTGCTCCAGCGCGAGCCGGAACAGGACCGCCGCGTCCAGGGCGTGGACGGCCGGCCAGCGCTGGGTGCCGTCGCCCGGGTAGCCCGACACGCCCGACCCGCGGGCGATCTGGGTGAGCAGGCCCGCGAAGCCGCCGGCGCCGTTGTTGTGCACGGTTCGCGGCAGCCGCACCGAGGTGCTGCGCACCCCGCGAGAGGCCAGGGTCAAAATCTCATTGACGGTACGGCCTCGGCCACCGACCGGGCCGTCGGTCGGCAGCGGGTCGGACTCGGTGGAGGCGGCGCCCGGCACCCACGGTGTGCCGGAAACCGTCACCAGCGGGCGGTCGCTGCCGATCAGGACCTCGCCGAGCGCGAGCAGGGCGGCGGTCTCCTCGGCGACCGAGCGGGCGACGGCCTCGGCGCTGCTGAAGTCGTTGCCGAACGCCAGGTGGATCACCCCGTCGGCCTGGGCGGCGCCGGCGCGCACGACGTCCAGGTCGGCGAGGCCACCGCGGATGGTGGTGGCGCCGGCCGCCTCGGCGGCCTGTGCGGACGCGTCGGAGCGGGCGAGCGCGAGGACGGTGTGACCGTTGGCGAGCAGCTCGGCGACGACGGCGGAACCGATCAGGCCGGTGCCGCCGGTGACGAATACGTGCATGGAACACTCCCGAAGTGATGGGACTCTT encodes:
- a CDS encoding aminotransferase class V-fold PLP-dependent enzyme, producing the protein MSDTGNGMLARIRDGLVGAGQVLDGPFGQRRITYADYTASGQALDFVEDFLREQVLTRYANTHTEASATGAQTGALREEAREIIHRSVGAGPEHVVIFCGSGATAAVAKLAGILGLRVPENLDDRYGLSARIPRDERPVVFVGPYEHHSNELPWRESVADVVEIESDHTGHVDLGALRAALIAYADRPVRIGSFSAASNVTGILTDTAAVSQVLREHGALSVWDYAAAGPYVPISMADKDAVFLSPHKFAGGPQTPGVLVLDRRLMTNRVPVTPGGGTVAYVDPTGHRYLEDPVIREEGGTPAIVESIRAGLVFAVKESVGTDLIGAREHVLWQRAKERWTAEPSIEILGDVEADRLSIVSFQVRAGEKYLHHNFVAALLNDLFGIQARSGCSCAGPYGHRLLGIDEAHSREFRDEILDGWEGIKPGWSRLNFNYFISDTVADYLVEAVLLVARYGARMLPDYRFDPRTGRWTHVRHAPPLVRLADLRLGADGTVTSPPAPTVTVGEDVLAGYLDSARAELTARVDPADGERLSLPLGFEKLRWFLLPDACLPT
- a CDS encoding DUF4034 domain-containing protein, which encodes MWPFGKKNRQPAFTIDPAYGDEQPRRLIDALAARDWRTARDVFAEATDPDTHAFLMEAATGVDGVQDWIEEWVAAEPDSTLPVLVRGCHAVQWAWEARGAKSARNTSREQFQEFARRLRLAENLLDEVTERDPEQVTAWAWLVTSARGRQVGPVEGERRFQEVIKRYPLHVIAHEQRLQHLCAKWSGSDEKMFAFAREATAAAPPGSLLPELIAVAHLEKWMSLPSGEDAAYISAPEIRDELVAAAQKSFLDPSYRRAVGWAPRIATFALTCEFTEAFEIAGRAHDLLGEQVTEWPWLYCGDPVETFTRGRDFVHQNRP
- a CDS encoding helix-turn-helix transcriptional regulator; protein product: MDAVLQALTDRSRRTVLDALADRPATVNELAELLPIARPGVSRHLRVLREAGLVDVRQDAQRRVYSLRPEALIDLDLWLGRYRDLWQRRLTDLHAEIARPRTTNSGPGTGPGRDTGPDTDTDTDTDTDTDTEG
- a CDS encoding SRPBCC family protein, with translation MTSANPGKHLLGSLYRLPDGRGGVRVEDVYDTGIDDLWSAVTDPARLVNWIAEVTGDLTVGGAVKTIFTSGWSGPGRIDVCEVPHRLLVTLAPGTDEETVIEAELFAEGERTRLVVEERGLPAEETFYHGAGWQAHLEDLAAHLAGQPAGPWKERWQELTPAYRELA
- a CDS encoding SDR family oxidoreductase, whose amino-acid sequence is MHVFVTGGTGLIGSAVVAELLANGHTVLALARSDASAQAAEAAGATTIRGGLADLDVVRAGAAQADGVIHLAFGNDFSSAEAVARSVAEETAALLALGEVLIGSDRPLVTVSGTPWVPGAASTESDPLPTDGPVGGRGRTVNEILTLASRGVRSTSVRLPRTVHNNGAGGFAGLLTQIARGSGVSGYPGDGTQRWPAVHALDAAVLFRLALEQAPAGTAWHAVADEGDAVRDIAEVIGRRLGLPVASVAEETFGPLGQIFATDQPSVSVHTREALGWKPVHPSLLEDLENLQP